From Marinitoga sp. 1197, the proteins below share one genomic window:
- a CDS encoding DUF2905 domain-containing protein: protein MQNIGKLLISSGILMIFLGFVLYFSNKIPFKFGHLPGDIIIKKEGFIFYFPITSAILISIILNFLYLIIKIFIK, encoded by the coding sequence ATGCAAAATATTGGAAAATTATTAATATCTTCAGGTATTTTAATGATATTTTTAGGTTTTGTTCTTTATTTTTCTAATAAAATACCTTTTAAATTTGGGCATCTTCCAGGAGATATAATAATAAAAAAGGAAGGGTTTATCTTTTATTTTCCAATAACATCGGCAATATTAATAAGTATTATATTAAATTTTTTATACTTAATTATAAAAATTTTTATAAAATAG
- a CDS encoding PSP1 domain-containing protein: MINLKALVYGVETTKLSPIQYYAGNGEDIKIKDLVLVNTEMGLDVGRVVSGPKELTFEEIGYEVTSILRKLNDEDLEKYSENKKLAEKAKKITEIKAKELGLPMRILSARYMFDRSKIIVYFGSDTRVDFRELVKDLAKEFKARIELRQIGIRDEVKMIGAVGLCGQMTCCSRFLRKFDSIKMEMAKTQQMLINTAKISGRCGRLMCCLAYENDFYESTLKCIPNEGTTIEYENVPARVITVNAFLKQVTLQIIENNQPVMVKLPFEYFKKKCPLGD; this comes from the coding sequence ATGATTAATTTAAAGGCTTTAGTATATGGTGTGGAAACTACAAAATTATCTCCTATACAATATTATGCAGGAAATGGGGAGGATATTAAAATAAAAGATCTGGTTTTAGTTAACACAGAGATGGGATTAGATGTTGGAAGAGTTGTATCTGGACCGAAAGAACTGACTTTTGAAGAAATTGGGTATGAAGTAACCTCAATTCTAAGAAAGTTAAATGATGAAGATTTAGAAAAATATTCAGAAAATAAAAAGTTGGCAGAAAAAGCAAAAAAAATTACAGAAATAAAAGCTAAAGAATTGGGACTTCCTATGAGAATCTTATCTGCACGATATATGTTTGATAGGTCAAAAATAATTGTATATTTTGGTTCTGATACAAGAGTTGATTTTAGAGAATTAGTAAAAGACTTAGCAAAAGAATTTAAGGCAAGAATTGAATTAAGGCAAATTGGTATAAGAGATGAAGTAAAAATGATAGGAGCAGTCGGACTATGTGGTCAGATGACATGTTGTTCAAGGTTTTTAAGAAAATTTGATTCAATAAAAATGGAAATGGCAAAGACTCAACAAATGTTAATAAACACAGCTAAAATCTCAGGTCGTTGCGGACGATTAATGTGTTGTCTTGCATATGAAAATGATTTTTATGAATCCACACTAAAATGTATTCCAAATGAAGGAACGACTATAGAATATGAAAACGTTCCCGCAAGAGTAATTACAGTAAATGCGTTTCTAAAGCAGGTTACTTTACAAATAATTGAAAATAATCAACCGGTAATGGTTAAATTACCTTTCGAATATTTCAAAAAGAAATGTCCTTTAGGTGATTAA
- a CDS encoding YaaR family protein, giving the protein MFINPLSGNSTQKPENKKTKNKKTKKGHTVMKRKKISFTEVMELNEIEIIKKDLNKLLEKIEEYGAEFKRSPIERNLEKYKKSVKSFLKKVEKNLYLLNSKANFKERNFYIIAEKINEDLKTITDELLKNESGAFIYAKKIDSINGLLLDLYK; this is encoded by the coding sequence ATGTTTATAAATCCATTATCAGGAAATTCAACGCAAAAACCTGAAAATAAGAAAACCAAAAATAAAAAAACTAAAAAAGGTCATACTGTAATGAAAAGAAAAAAGATTTCTTTTACAGAAGTTATGGAATTAAATGAAATAGAAATAATAAAAAAAGATTTAAATAAACTTCTTGAAAAAATTGAAGAATACGGTGCTGAATTTAAAAGATCTCCAATAGAAAGGAATCTGGAAAAATACAAAAAAAGTGTAAAGAGTTTTCTAAAAAAGGTAGAAAAAAACTTATATCTTTTAAATTCCAAAGCCAATTTCAAAGAAAGAAATTTTTATATAATAGCAGAAAAAATAAATGAGGATCTCAAAACAATCACAGACGAACTCTTAAAAAATGAAAGTGGAGCCTTTATTTATGCTAAGAAAATTGATTCAATTAATGGATTACTGCTTGATTTGTATAAATAA
- the jag gene encoding RNA-binding cell elongation regulator Jag/EloR, which translates to MNIKIREKNFEGKSIDLAFNEAVKFYSVSPEEISFEVIQQPKKGFLGIGNKMAIINAFLNEKYLMNRLNEFLSSILENFDGDFNYSINFQGKNVLIRMEGEGLGKLIGKYGRTIGAMQHILSIYINRLSSTKIDVNLDVGEYRRKKKEKIYEIVDNAIKRLNEENERIELAPMFSYERRIVHEYVRKNYPDLETESIGLEPYRKVVIKLAKSHIKA; encoded by the coding sequence GTGAATATTAAGATTCGAGAAAAAAACTTTGAAGGTAAAAGTATAGATTTAGCGTTTAATGAAGCGGTGAAATTTTATAGTGTTTCTCCAGAAGAAATAAGTTTTGAAGTTATTCAACAACCTAAAAAAGGATTTTTGGGAATAGGGAATAAAATGGCGATTATTAACGCTTTTTTAAATGAAAAATACTTGATGAACAGATTAAATGAATTTTTAAGTTCCATTCTGGAAAACTTTGATGGAGATTTTAATTATTCAATAAATTTTCAGGGTAAGAACGTATTGATAAGAATGGAAGGAGAAGGTTTAGGAAAATTAATAGGAAAATATGGAAGAACTATTGGAGCTATGCAACATATACTTTCAATATACATTAATAGATTATCAAGCACAAAAATAGATGTTAATCTGGATGTAGGAGAATATAGACGAAAGAAAAAAGAAAAAATTTATGAAATAGTTGATAATGCTATTAAAAGATTAAATGAAGAAAATGAAAGAATCGAATTAGCTCCTATGTTTTCATATGAAAGGCGTATTGTTCATGAGTATGTAAGAAAGAATTATCCTGATTTAGAAACAGAATCTATTGGATTAGAACCTTATAGAAAAGTTGTTATAAAACTTGCAAAGTCTCATATTAAAGCATAG